CTGTTCGTCACCAACCTGCTCGACGGGGAGAAGGTGCCGCTCTACGGGGAGGGCGCCAATGTGCGCGACTGGCTGTTCGTCGACGACCACTGCCGTGGCATCCAGCTGGTGCTGGAGAAGGGCGCGCCGGGGGAGTTCTACAACATCGGCGGGGGTCGGGAGCTGTCCAACAAGGAACTCACCGAGAAGCTGCTCGAGGCCACCGGCCGGGACTGGAGCTACGTCGAGAACATCGTCGACCCGCGCGGCGGTGGTCACGACCTGCGCTACTCGGTCGACCACTCCAAGACCGCGGCGCTCGGTTATGCCCCGCGGATGACCTTCGAGGACGGGCTGGCGCTGACGGTCCAGTGGTACCGGGACAACCGGGCCTGGTGGGAGCCGCTGAAGGCGGCCGCGGCGACCGCCCGCTCGTGATGACGCCGACCTCCTGGCTCGTCACCGGCGCGGGTGGCCAGCTCGGCACCGACCTGCAGACCGTGCTGGCGGCGGAGCGCCCGGGTGACCCGGTGACCGTGTTCGGCCGGGCCCAGCTCGACCTCACCGACGAGGCGCAGCTGCGCGCACGGGTCCGCGACTGGCTGGAACGGGCCCGGACGACTGGCGCACGACCCGTGGTGGTCAACGCGGCCGCCTACACGGCGGTGGACGCGGCTGAAGACGACGAGGCGACCGCGCTGCTGGTCAACGGGGCCGCCCCGGGGTGGCTGGCCGAGGAGCTGGCCGGGCGCGGCCGGCTGGTGCACGTGTCCACCGACTACGTCTTCGCCGGCACGGCCAGCACGCCGTACCGGGTCGACGACGAGCCCGCACCGCGCACCGCCTACGGCCGGACGAAGCTGGCCGGCGAGCGGGCGATCGCGGCGGTGGACGACGACGCCGTCGTGGTCCGGACCTCCTGGGTCCACGCCGCGCACGGCAACAACTTCGTGCGGACCATGCTCCGGCTCGAACGCGAACGGGACACGGTCTCTGTCGTCGACGACCAGACCGGCAGCCCGACCTGGGCGGCGGACCTCGCTCGCGGGCTGATCGAAGCGGCGCTGACGCCGGCGACCGGTCTGCTGCACGCCACGAACGGCGGTTCGACCACCTGGTTCGGTCTCGCCCGGCTGGTCTTCCAGCTCGCGGGTGCCGATCCGGAGCGTGTCCGGCCGACCACGACCGACGCCTTCCCCAGCCGGGCGGTGCGCCCTGCCTACAGCGTCCTCGACCCCGCCGCCTGGGCGGCGGCCGGGCTGACGCCGCTGCCGCCCTGGGCGGCCTCCGTGCGCGCCTGCGTCGACCGGCTCGGCGCTCTCCGCGACTGACCCGGGTCGCGGGGCCGGAGCCGCGCTCCCGGCACCCAGGGTCAGCTGCCGCGCAGCTCCTCGTAGCGGGCGGTGCACTGGGCCATGGTGGGCAGCAGGCCCTGCGCACGGGCCTCGGCGAGCGTGGGCGCGGCCAGGTCCTTGGCCGACAACTCGAACTCGACGTCGGCCGGCCAGGGCAGATCCAGCTCGGGGTCCATCGGGTGCACGCCGAACTCGCGGCCGGGGGAGTAGCCGGTGGACACCAGGTAGGTGACCGAGCTGCCGTCGGCGAGGGAGACGAAAGCGTGCCCCAGGCCCTCGGCCAGGTACACCGCGCGCGGCTGCTCGCTGTCCAGCAGCACCGTGTCGTGCACGCCGAAGGTCGGCGACCCGACCCGCAGGTCGACCACGACGTCGAGCACCGTGCCGGCCGGGCAGTAGACGTACTTCGCCTGGCCGGGGGGCACCGAGGCGAAGTGGACCCCGCGGAGGGCGCCGCGGGCGGAGACGCTGTGGTTGGCCTGGGCGATCCGGAACCCCGGGCCGATCGCCTCAGCCAGCACGTCGGCGCGGAACCACTCGGTGAACCGGCCCCGGGCGTCACCGTGCGGGAGGAGGTCCAGCGCGTAGGCGTCGGGGACGGCGAGCTCGCGGATCTGCACGGCTCGACGCTAACGACCGCCGTCGGAGCCGGGCACGGGCTCTCCCCCTCAGGTGGGGGTGCGCCCCAGCCACAGCCGCCCGGCCAACGACGCACCGCCGAAGGTGCCGGCCGGCTCCCAGCGGGTCGCCCAGCCCTCGGCCTGCAGCTGGACCAGCGCGGCGCCGACGACCGCGCCCAGCGCCAGGGAGGTGACCGGGGTGATGGGGTCGGCCAGGTGGACGTCGACGACGTCTGCGTCGTCCCCGTCCTCGCTGCCGTAGCGGAAGACCACCGGGAACTCCGGCAGCGCGGCCACGGCCGTGCGGAACGCCTCGGTGACCGCGGCGAGGGCGCCGTCCCGGTGGGCCAGTGCGGTGGCCGTCCGGCGGCTGCCGACCAGGTCGCGGGTCCCGGTCGCGAACAGGTCGCCGGCACCCAGCCGGACCAGCGGGCGGGTGCCCTCGTCCGGCTCCGGCGCCTCGACGTGCAGCCCGCGCACCACCGCCACCGGGACACCGCCCAGCTTGCCCTTCACCAGGTCCCCCGCGGCGGCCAGCTCGTCGACCACCGCGACCTGCGTGGTCTCCAGCCGGTTGCCGTGTGCGTCGACCGCACCCCGGTGGTCGACCAGCGCGGGCAACCCGGCCGCACCGATCGCCACGTCGGTGACGCCGTCCCGCCACGGGCGGCCGAAGGTGTCGCTCACCACGACGGCGACGTCGACGCCGAGCAGTTCCCGCAGCCGGGCACGCAGTCGGCGCGCGGACTCGTCGGCGTCGGCCGGGAGCAGGACCAGCGCGTCGGCGGCGACGTTGGAGGCGTCGATCCCCGCCGCGGCGACCACCCAGCCGTGCCGGGTCTCCACGATCCGCAGCGGCCCCCGGCGGGCGACGACCCGGACGGTCTCCGCGTCGATGGCTCGCTGCCGGGCGGTCTCGCGGTCGGTGCCGGGCTCGACCCGGACGAGGTTGCCCTCGACCTTGGACACGATCTTCGAGGTCACCACCAGGACGTCGTCGTCGTCCAGCCACGGCGCCGCCCCGGCGATCGCGGCGGCCAGGTCGTCGCCGGGCGCGAACTCGGGCAGGCCGTGCACCGGGTGCACGGAGATGCCCGGGGGGAGGCCGGCCACGGTCACTCGGTGGTCGCGACGCCTGCGGCGTCCAGCGCGGCCCGGGCCAGCGCCCGGGTCGCCTCGGGCGAGCTCATCAGCAGCGGGACGGCACGCACGTCGACGCCGGGCACGGTGGCCTGGTCGCCGGTGTGCACGAGCCAGGCGTCCAGGACGCCGCCGTCGGACCGGGCGCCGTAGTGCCGGCCCACGCCTTCCGCGCTGACCTCGACGCCGACCACGGGCAGGCAGCGGTCGGCCATGCCGCGCAGCGCGGCGCCGTCGACGATGGGGGAGATCCCGACCACCCGCCCGGCGGCTGCCCGAACGGCGTCGCGGATGCCGGGGACCCCGAGCACGGTGCCGATCGAGACGACGGGGTTCGATGGCGCGAACAGCACCGCGTCGGCGGTGCGGAGGGCCTCGACCACGCCAGGACCGGGGCGGGCGTCCTCCACCCCGACCTGGACGAAGCCGTCGGCGGGCAGCCCGGCCCGGTGCCGGATCCACCACTCCTGGAAGTGGATGGCCTGGGGGCGGCCCGTGTCGGAGTCGGTGACCACGACGTGGGTCTCGACCCGCTGGTCGCTCATGGGCAGCAGCCGCACCCCGGGCTGCCAGCGCTGGGCGAGCGCGGCCGTGACGTCGGAGAGCGGGAAGCCCGCGTCGAGCATCCGGGTGCGGACCAGGTGGGTGGCGAGGTCGCGGTCACCAAGACCGAACCAGGTCGGCTCCGCACCGTAGGCGGCCAGTTCGTCCTTGACCGTCCAGGTCTCGCCGCGGCGGCCCCAGCCGCGCTCCTCGTCGATCCCGTCACCCAGCGTGTACATGACGGTGTCCAGGTCGGGGCAGATGCGCAGCCCGTGCAGGGTCACGTCGTCGCCGGTGTTGACCACGGCGGTCACCTCGGCGCTGGGCGCCGCCGCCAGCAGGCCGCGGAGGAAGCGGGCGCCACCGACGCCACCGGCGAGTACGACGATGTGCACCCGACCATGGTGCCTGACCGGCAGAAGTGCACGGAGGCACCGGGTCCAGCCCGGTCGATCTCCACGAAACCGCCCGGTCTCGATGGCAGATGGTGTGCCAGCGGGCGGCGTGTCGGGGTGGGGTGTGAGCACCCGCGGACGAGTTGTGACCGGTGTGATCGATGTGGTGCCGCGTTACACCGGCCCGACTTGACCTCGACTCAACGACACGCGTGTAATTCCGATGTCGTCATCAGGCGCTGGCGACTGGGATCCGCCCAGGAGCACGCGTCGTGACGGAGCGAGAGGGGACGCAACGTGATGGCCGAGGTGTCGTGGTTGAGCGAGCACACGAGCTCCGCAGCAGGGTCCGCCCCGGCCTCCCGTGGACGGGACGTGCTGGGCGTGACCGGCGTCTTCGACGCCGGGCTCCCGGGCCTGGACGGCGAGGACCAGAGCTGGCAGGAGCGTGCC
The Modestobacter marinus DNA segment above includes these coding regions:
- the cofD gene encoding 2-phospho-L-lactate transferase; translated protein: MHIVVLAGGVGGARFLRGLLAAAPSAEVTAVVNTGDDVTLHGLRICPDLDTVMYTLGDGIDEERGWGRRGETWTVKDELAAYGAEPTWFGLGDRDLATHLVRTRMLDAGFPLSDVTAALAQRWQPGVRLLPMSDQRVETHVVVTDSDTGRPQAIHFQEWWIRHRAGLPADGFVQVGVEDARPGPGVVEALRTADAVLFAPSNPVVSIGTVLGVPGIRDAVRAAAGRVVGISPIVDGAALRGMADRCLPVVGVEVSAEGVGRHYGARSDGGVLDAWLVHTGDQATVPGVDVRAVPLLMSSPEATRALARAALDAAGVATTE
- a CDS encoding dTDP-4-dehydrorhamnose 3,5-epimerase family protein, giving the protein MQIRELAVPDAYALDLLPHGDARGRFTEWFRADVLAEAIGPGFRIAQANHSVSARGALRGVHFASVPPGQAKYVYCPAGTVLDVVVDLRVGSPTFGVHDTVLLDSEQPRAVYLAEGLGHAFVSLADGSSVTYLVSTGYSPGREFGVHPMDPELDLPWPADVEFELSAKDLAAPTLAEARAQGLLPTMAQCTARYEELRGS
- a CDS encoding coenzyme F420-0:L-glutamate ligase codes for the protein MAGLPPGISVHPVHGLPEFAPGDDLAAAIAGAAPWLDDDDVLVVTSKIVSKVEGNLVRVEPGTDRETARQRAIDAETVRVVARRGPLRIVETRHGWVVAAAGIDASNVAADALVLLPADADESARRLRARLRELLGVDVAVVVSDTFGRPWRDGVTDVAIGAAGLPALVDHRGAVDAHGNRLETTQVAVVDELAAAGDLVKGKLGGVPVAVVRGLHVEAPEPDEGTRPLVRLGAGDLFATGTRDLVGSRRTATALAHRDGALAAVTEAFRTAVAALPEFPVVFRYGSEDGDDADVVDVHLADPITPVTSLALGAVVGAALVQLQAEGWATRWEPAGTFGGASLAGRLWLGRTPT
- the rfbD gene encoding dTDP-4-dehydrorhamnose reductase — encoded protein: MTPTSWLVTGAGGQLGTDLQTVLAAERPGDPVTVFGRAQLDLTDEAQLRARVRDWLERARTTGARPVVVNAAAYTAVDAAEDDEATALLVNGAAPGWLAEELAGRGRLVHVSTDYVFAGTASTPYRVDDEPAPRTAYGRTKLAGERAIAAVDDDAVVVRTSWVHAAHGNNFVRTMLRLERERDTVSVVDDQTGSPTWAADLARGLIEAALTPATGLLHATNGGSTTWFGLARLVFQLAGADPERVRPTTTDAFPSRAVRPAYSVLDPAAWAAAGLTPLPPWAASVRACVDRLGALRD